Proteins found in one Oreochromis niloticus isolate F11D_XX linkage group LG22, O_niloticus_UMD_NMBU, whole genome shotgun sequence genomic segment:
- the ef-1a gene encoding elongation factor 1a has translation MGKEKTHINIVVIGHVDSGKSTSTGHLIYKCGGIDKRTIEKFEKEAAEMGKGSFKYAWVLDKLKAERERGITIDIALWKFETSKYYVTIIDAPGHRDFIKNMITGTSQADCAVLIVAAGVGEFEAGISKNGQTREHALLAFTLGVKQLIVGVNKMDSTEPPYSQARFEEITKEVSAYIKKIGYNPAAVAFVPISGWHGDNMLETSDKMSWFKGWKIERKEGNASGTTLLEALDAILPPSRPTDKPLRLPLQDVYKIGGIGTVPVGRVETGILKPGTVVTFAPVNLTTEVKSVEMHHESLPEAVPGDNVGFNVKNVSVKEIRRGYVAGDSKNDPPKGAESFNAQVIILNHPGQIAAGYAPVLDCHTAHIACKFSELVEKIDRRSGKKLEDSPKFVKSGDAAIVKLIPQKPMVVESFSNYPPLGRFAVRDMRQTVAVGVIKSVIPKEVSGKTTKAAEKAQKGKK, from the exons ATGGGAAAGGAAAAGACCCACATCAACATCGTGGTCATTGGCCATGTCGACTCCGGCAAGTCCACCTCCACCGGTCACTTGATCTACAAGTGCGGAGGAATCGACAAGAGAACCATCGAGAAGTTTGAGAAGGAAGCCGCTGAG ATGGGAAAGGGCTCCTTCAAGTACGCCTGGGTGCTGGACAAACTGAAGGCTGAGCGTGAGCGTGGTATCACCATCGATATCGCTCTGTGGAAGTTCGAGACCAGCAAGTACTACGTGACCATCATTGATGCCCCTGGACACAGAGACTTCATCAAGAACATGATCACTGGTACCTCCCAG GCTGACTGCGCTGTGCTGATCGTTGCTGCTGGTGTTGGCGAGTTCGAGGCTGGTATCTCCAAGAACGGCCAGACCCGTGAGCACGCTCTGCTGGCCTTTACCCTGGGTGTGAAGCAGCTCATCGTTGGAGTCAACAAGATGGACTCCACCGAGCCCCCCTACAGCCAGGCTCGTTTCGAGGAAATCACCAAGGAAGTGAGCGCCTACATCAAGAAGATCGGCTACAACCCTGCCGCCGTTGCCTTCGTCCCCATCTCCGGATGGCACGGAGACAACATGCTGGAGACCAGTGACAAG ATGAGCTGGTTCAAGGGATGGAAGATTGAGCGCAAGGAGGGCAATGCCTCTGGAACCACCCTGCTGGAGGCTCTGGATGCCATCCTGCCACCTTCCCGCCCCACTGACAAGCCCCTCCGTCTGCCCCTGCAGGACGTCTACAAGATTGGCG GTATCGGAACTGTACCCGTCGGTCGTGTTGAGACTGGTATCCTGAAGCCCGGTACCGTCGTCACCTTCGCCCCTGTCAACCTGACCACTGAGGTGAAGTCCGTGGAGATGCACCACGAGTCTCTGCCCGAGGCCGTGCCCGGTGACAACGTTGGCTTCAACGTCAAGAACGTCTCCGTCAAGGAAATCCGTCGTGGATACGTTGCTGGCGACAGCAAGAACGACCCACCCAAGGGTGCTGAGAGCTTCAACGCTCAG GTCATCATCCTGAACCACCCCGGTCAGATCGCTGCAGGCTATGCCCCTGTGCTGGATTGCCACACTGCCCACATCGCTTGCAAGTTCAGCGAGCTGGTTGAGAAGATCGACCGTCGTTCTGGCAAGAAGCTTGAGGACAGCCCCAAGTTTGTCAAGTCCGGAGATGCCGCCATTGTCAAACTGATCCCACAGAAGCCCATGGTTGTGGAGTCCTTCTCCAACTACCCTCCCCTCG GTCGTTTCGCCGTGCGTGACATGAGGCAGACAGTGGCTGTCGGTGTCATCAAGTCCGTTATCCCCAAGGAAGTGTCCGGAAAGACAACCAAGGCTGCAGAGAAGGCCCAGAAGGGCAAGAAATGA